CGCCCGAGCAGCTTCACACAGGCGCGGAACAGGCTGTCGAGGCCCTTCTCCGGAATGAGCCGCCCCACGAACCCGATGGCGAGCTCGGTGGTCCGGGCGGACCACCTCGAGGGGCGGGGTCAGTCCCACCTGCGGAATCACGGCCACCGGGACGCCGGGGCGCTCCCGGGAGAGCAGGTCGGCGGCCAGGCGGTTGCCCCCGATCAGCGCCCGGGCGCGGCCCAGGCTGCGGGTGCGGCGCCACCGCTCCATGAAGCCGAAGCTCCGGGGCACGCTTTCCCAGGCGAACAGCGTGGTGGGGATGCCGAGCCGCGCGGCCCGGCTGGTGGCGGCCGCCGCGAGCGGGGTCCAGGGCTCGGCCTCCACCTGCACGATGTCGGGCCGGAAATCGGCGAAGAGGCGGTGCAGGTCGCTCGCCTTCCAGCCCACCGACTCGCCCCGGTCGCCGGTGACGGGGATGGGGATCAGGCGGATGCCGCCGTCATTGCCCCACGAGGCGGAGAGCAGCGGTCCCCGCGCCGTGGGCGACCAGCGCGCCGGGACCGCCACCGACAGCGTCACGCCGAGCCCGGTGAGGGCGCGGAGCTTTCCGCGGGTGGCGGGATCGATATAGGTATGGCTGGCGATGATGGCGCGCATGGGCGGTTACTCGGCGCCTCGGCCGTCCGGCGGCGCGGTGAGCAGGGCCTCGACGGCGTGGGCGATGGCGGTGGCCGCCTGGCCGGTGCCGTAGGCGTCCGGGGTCCACCGGGAGGCGCGGGGCCAGCGTTCCAACTGCGCCGCCACGGCGCCCGCGAGGGTCTGCGGCGCCTCCGCGGGCGGCACCAGGCGGTTGGCGCCGGCGGCCACGGTCTCCTCCCACTCGGTCTCGGCGCGCACCGTGACGCAGGGGACGCCGAGCCAGTAGGCCTCGCGCTGCAGCCCGCCGGAATCGGTTACCACGGCCGCGGCGCCGTGGACCAGCGCCAGGCTCTCGAGGTACCCCACCGCCGGCACCAGCTGCAGCCGGCCCACGCGCTCCGAGGTGAAGCCGCTCGCCGCGAGCGCGGCGCGGGTGCGGGGGTGCACCGCCAGCACGGACGGGAGCTCCAGGCCGCCGAGCGCGCGCAGGACGCCGGCCAGCACCTCGGGGCGATCGGTCAGCTCGGCGCGGTGCAGGGTGGCAAAGAGGTAGGGAGCGGCGAGGCCGGGGACGATGCTCCCGGGAGCGGCCAGCCGGCTCCGCACGCCGCGCAGCACGTCGAAGGCGACATCGCCGGTCTCGACCACGGTGGCGCCGGGGTGTTCGCGGTGCATCCGGGCGGTGGCCGAGGCGCAGGGGGTGCAGAGCAGGGTGGCCATGGCATCGACCATCCGGCGGTTGAGCTCCTCCGCCATGAGGCGGTCGCTGGCGCGCAGCCCCGCCTCGACGTGCACCACGGGGATGCGGCGCTTGGCGGCGGCCAGCGCCACGCCGAGGGTGGAGTTGGTGTCGCCGATGACCACGACCGCCCGGGGGGTGAGCCGGGCGAGCACCGACTCGGCGCGGGTGAGGATCAGGGCCGTCTGCTCGGCGTGGCTGCCCCAGCCGACCTCGAGGAACTCGTCCGGGGCGGCGACGGCGAGCTGTTCGTAGAGGAGGGCGTTGAGGGCGTGGTCGTAGTGCTGGCCGGTGTCCACGGCGTGGACCCGGCCCAGCCGGGCGAGGGCGGGTCGGAGCGCACTGGCCTTGATGACCTGGGGTCGCGTGCCGTAGCAGAGGGCGAGCATGCGGGGGGAGAATATACCCGGCGGGTTCCGTTGACACATCTCCCC
The Gemmatimonadota bacterium DNA segment above includes these coding regions:
- a CDS encoding UDP-N-acetyl glucosamine 2-epimerase gives rise to the protein MLALCYGTRPQVIKASALRPALARLGRVHAVDTGQHYDHALNALLYEQLAVAAPDEFLEVGWGSHAEQTALILTRAESVLARLTPRAVVVIGDTNSTLGVALAAAKRRIPVVHVEAGLRASDRLMAEELNRRMVDAMATLLCTPCASATARMHREHPGATVVETGDVAFDVLRGVRSRLAAPGSIVPGLAAPYLFATLHRAELTDRPEVLAGVLRALGGLELPSVLAVHPRTRAALAASGFTSERVGRLQLVPAVGYLESLALVHGAAAVVTDSGGLQREAYWLGVPCVTVRAETEWEETVAAGANRLVPPAEAPQTLAGAVAAQLERWPRASRWTPDAYGTGQAATAIAHAVEALLTAPPDGRGAE